A segment of the Sphingobacterium oryzagri genome:
CACAAGAGATGCTTGATCCTCAGCATGCGGGTATCTACAACCAGGCGATTATGGATTTTGGTGCGTTACAATGCAAGCCAAAAAAGCCGCTCTGCGCGACTTGTATTTTTCAGTTGAGCTGCGTGGCTTTGCGCGACGGACTGGTGGACGCCTTGCCGGTGAAGTTAAAAGGGCGAGCCAGCAAAAATCGCTATTTCCATTACTTTATTATTCGCAAGGATGATCAGTTATTGTTGTCAAAAAGAGGCGAAGGCGATGTTTGGACTAATTTGTTTGAGTTTCCACTACTGGAAAGCACCGAAGATTTAAGTATCGATGCGCTTTATGCGTCTGCTGATTTTAATCAATATTTCACGGCAGATGTACAGATCAAGCCTGTGGGTGAACCCATCAAACATGTGTTAAGTCACCAGAATATTTATGCCCGATTTTACGTCGTAAATAATCCTAATTCCTTGAAAATAAAAAAAACGGAATGGAATTATTTTTATTTCGAAAAAATCGATACATTAGCCAAACATAAACTTATATTTTCTTTTCTTGAAAAGAACAAACAACTAATTAGTCCTAACTATTAATTATGGCAAGTGTTAATAAAGTTATTTTGGTGGGCCATTTGGGTAAAGACCCCGAGGTTCGTTACCTCGAAGGTAACATTACCGTCTGCAGTTTTCCTTTAGCGACTTCTGAAACGTATACAAAAGATGGTACACGTATGCAACATACGGAGTGGCATAATATCGTAATGTGGCGAAATCTGGGTGAGATGGCTGTGAAGTATCTGAAAAAGGGCAAGCTTGTTTACATTGAAGGCCGTTTGCGCACGCGTAATTACGAAGATAAGGAAGGTAATAGACGTTTCGTGACCGAGATCGTGGGCGAAAGCTTCAAGTTGTTAGGGCGTCCGTCCGATTTCGGCCAAACCACGAAGGCTACTCCTGAGGGAACTGCTACCGAAGAGGTGGAAAAAGAACAGGAGGTAGATTTTATGGAAAATGATAACGATACCGACGGTTTGCCGTTTTAATTGTCGCTTACCGCGAGTTTGAAAAATTGAAATGGCTGCGTCTTAATTTTTAATATTTTGCTGTATCTTTGGCACTATGTTGCAGGACAAAATTAAGCAGTATACAGCGGAAATAGACCAGTTTGTGCCAACATCAGCTGCTGATGTTGAAAATTTTCGGTTAAAATTTTTAGTTGCGAAAGGTGTCGTCAAAGCTTTATTTGACGAATTCAAGTCTGTTTCTCCAGAGGAGAAACGTACCTTAGGTAAGGTTTTAAATGAGTTTAAGCAGGTTGCCGAGCAAAAGTTTGCAGACGCGCAGGCACAATTTGCAGGCTCTTCGCCAGAGCAAACGCGTGAAGAAGGCGATCTTACCCTGCCGGGTGAAGGCTTTCAGCTTGGATCTCGACATCCCTTGTCTTTAACGCGCAAAGAAATAGTTGAAATTTTCAAAAAACTAGGTTTTATCGTGGCTGAAGGTCCGGAAATTGAAGATGACTGGCACAACTTCTCAGCGCTTAATTTCCCGCCAGAGCATCCCGCTCGCGATATGCAAGACACGTTCTTTGTGGAAAAGAAAGAAGGAAATGATATTGCCTTGCGCACCCATACCTCATCGGTGCAGGTGCGTTTGATGGAGATGGGCAAGCCGCCATTTCGCGCCATTATGCCCGGGCGAGTTTACCGCAACGAAGCGATCTCTGCGCGTGCGCACTGCTTCTTCCATCAGGTAGAAGGATTGTATGTAGATGAAGAAGTTTCTTTTGCCGATCTTAAGCAAACGCTTTATCATTTCGTTCAGGAGCTTTACGGCGAAGGCACGAAAGTACGTTTCCGTCCGTCCTACTTTCCATTTACCGAGCCTTCTGCAGAAATGGATATTTCTTGTACCATTTGTAAAGGTGCAGGTTGTCAATTGTGCAAATATTCCGGTTGGGTAGAGATTTTGGGTTGCGGTATGGTCGATCCTAATGTGCTGGAAAATTGCGGTATCGATAGCAAAAAATATGCAGGATTTGCTTTCGGTATGGGTATCGAGCGTATCACGAATTTGAAATACGAAATCCGTGACTTACGTCTTTTCTCCGAAAATGACGTTCGTTTCTTATCGCAGTTTGAAACAGAGATTATTTAATATATGGTAAAAAAGATTGGTTACATCCTTACATCGGTGCTGAGCTTGCTTTTTGTAGCATGCGCGGGCGGTAGTTGTAATGTTGTTCCCAATCGTTCTTTTACAACAAATATAAACCAGAGCGAACATCTGGGCGTATATGCTACAAACGGCTGGGCATACGCAGGCGGTGGTTATGCCGGGCTGGTGGTTTACAACAGCGGAACGCAGACAAATCCAAAGTTGCTTGCTTATGATCGTTGTAGCACCATCAATCCCGAAGCGGGAAATAAAGTCGAAGTCGAGGGATTAACCTTGATCGATCGCGCATCGGGTGCAAGATGGCTGATGCTAGACGGCTCGCCGATCGAAATTGCCGAATGCCCGCTAAAACCTTATGCCGTTGGGCAAAACGGCAGTATCTTTTACGTACAAAATTAACGCATGGAACCCGATAAGCTTACACTATCCATAAAGCGGTCAGCTCGTGAATTGTTTCGACGTTACGGTTACAACAAAACCAGCGTAAACGACTTGGCTAAGCATGCAAAGATTGCCAAAGCAACCTTCTACAAGCACTTTGCCAGTAAAGAGTTGATTCTGCATGCCGTTTTGATGGATTATATCCGTGAAAACGTGCAGGATATTTTGGATAAGAATGTGCGCGAGAAAGATCTGTCCACTTTTTTAGCCAATACCA
Coding sequences within it:
- the mutY gene encoding A/G-specific adenine glycosylase, translating into MSFALKLMDWYRENGRDLPWRNTQDPYVIWLSEIILQQTRVEQGMPYFYRFLEAFPIVTKFAAADEEEILRLWQGLGYYSRARNMHKAAKMVVDTFDGIFPRRYQDAIRLPGVGEYTAAAIASFSSNEPRAVVDGNVYRVLSRYLGVTEAINSTKGKKLFAELAQEMLDPQHAGIYNQAIMDFGALQCKPKKPLCATCIFQLSCVALRDGLVDALPVKLKGRASKNRYFHYFIIRKDDQLLLSKRGEGDVWTNLFEFPLLESTEDLSIDALYASADFNQYFTADVQIKPVGEPIKHVLSHQNIYARFYVVNNPNSLKIKKTEWNYFYFEKIDTLAKHKLIFSFLEKNKQLISPNY
- a CDS encoding single-stranded DNA-binding protein, which translates into the protein MASVNKVILVGHLGKDPEVRYLEGNITVCSFPLATSETYTKDGTRMQHTEWHNIVMWRNLGEMAVKYLKKGKLVYIEGRLRTRNYEDKEGNRRFVTEIVGESFKLLGRPSDFGQTTKATPEGTATEEVEKEQEVDFMENDNDTDGLPF
- the pheS gene encoding phenylalanine--tRNA ligase subunit alpha; the encoded protein is MLQDKIKQYTAEIDQFVPTSAADVENFRLKFLVAKGVVKALFDEFKSVSPEEKRTLGKVLNEFKQVAEQKFADAQAQFAGSSPEQTREEGDLTLPGEGFQLGSRHPLSLTRKEIVEIFKKLGFIVAEGPEIEDDWHNFSALNFPPEHPARDMQDTFFVEKKEGNDIALRTHTSSVQVRLMEMGKPPFRAIMPGRVYRNEAISARAHCFFHQVEGLYVDEEVSFADLKQTLYHFVQELYGEGTKVRFRPSYFPFTEPSAEMDISCTICKGAGCQLCKYSGWVEILGCGMVDPNVLENCGIDSKKYAGFAFGMGIERITNLKYEIRDLRLFSENDVRFLSQFETEII